GCGCGCGTTGTTAGTAGAACCAATTATGCAATAAGGTTGTTCATGCCCAGTGTTAAAGTTAGAGTTGGAGAGCCTATAGAGCGAGCTCTAAGAATTTTAAAGAAAAAAATTGATAAAGAAGGAATTTTAAAAACTTCCAAGTCGCATAGGTTTTATGATAAGCCTTCCGTTAAAAAACGGGCAAAGTCTAAAGCTGCAGCCAAGTATCGTGGTCGTTAGAAAATCTTTGTTAGTGGTGTTTCATCATGGATTACTACACTGTGCTGGGCGTAGCTAAGACTGCTACTCCTGAAGAAATAAAAAAAGCCTACCGTAAGCTTGCGGTAAAGTATCATCCGGATAAAAATCCCGGAGACGCTGAAGCTGAGCGGCGTTTCAAAGAAGCCTCTGAGGCCTATGAAGTATTAGGTGATGCGCAAAAGCGAGAATCTTATGATCGCTACGGTAAAGATGGTCCTTTCGCTGGTGCTGGAGGATTTGGTGGAGCTGGCATGGGGAACATGGAAGACGCTCTGCGGACATTTATGGGTGCGTTTGGCGGAGATTTTGGTGGTAACGGGGGTGGTTTCTTTGAAGGTTTGTTTGGCGGCCTAGGAGAAGCCTTCGGGATGCGCGGAGGTTCTGAAAGTTCTCGACAAGGAGCTAGCAAGAAGGTACATATCACGTTATCCTTTGAGGAGGCTGCTAAAGGTGTTGAGAAAGAACTTTTGGTTTCTGGATATAAATCCTGCGGTGACTGCTCCGGTAGTGGTGCAAAGACTTCTAAAGGAGTAAAAACCTGTGATCGATGCAAAGGATCTGGTCAGGTTGTTCAAAGCCGAGGTTTCTTTTCCATGGCATCCACCTGTCCTGATTGCAGTGGAGAGGGCCGTGTGATCACAGATCCTTGTTCGGTGTGTCGAGGACAGGGACGTATCAAAGATAAGCGCAGTGTTCATGTCAATATTCCCGCTGGAGTAGACTCTGGGATGAGACTTAAGATGGAAGGTTACGGGGACGCTGGACAAAATGGAGCTCCTTCAGGAGATTTATATGTTTTTATTGATGTAGAGCCACATCCGGTTTTTGAGCGTCATGGAGATGACTTAATTTTAGAGCTTCCGGTTGGTTTTGTTGATGCTGCCTTGGGAATCAAAAAAGAAATTCCGACTTTACTAAAGGAAGGGACTTGTCGTTTGAGTATCCCTGAGGGGATCCAGAGTGGAACGATTCTTAAAGTTCGTGGACAAGGCTTTCCTAATGTGCATGGTAAAGCTAGAGGGGATCTTTTGGTGAGAGTGTCTGTAGAAACTCCTCAGCACCTATCTAATGAGCAAAAAGAGTTGTTGCGGCAGTTTGCTGCTACAGAAAAAGCTGAAAATTTCCCAAAGAAACGGAGTTTTTTAGATAAAATCAAAAGTTTTTTTTCTGACTTTGCTGTATAGAAAGAGGGATCTTTTTAGCTAGAAGGGAGCTGCTGTGAGACACTCCATATATCAATTAGATTCTGCTGTTGAGAAAATATTCCGTTTGGTATGGACTCTTCGGTTCTCTGAGCAGAAGATGTTGTTGTTATCCCGTCAGAGTGGCTCAGGCGGTTCTTTTCAGTTATCTTGTGCTGGCCATGAGCTTGCTGGTGTTGTAGCGGCAAGAAGCCTTATCCCAGGGAAAGACTGGGCGTTTCCTTATTATCGTGATCAGGGGTTCCCTTTAGGGTTAGGGTGTGATCTCTCTGAAATTTTTGCATCCTTTTTAGCTCGGATAACGCAGAATCATTCTGCTGGTAGGATGATGCCTTACCACTATTCTCATAAAAAATTGCGGATATGTTGCCAGTCTAGTGTTGTTGGGACTCAATTTCTGCAAGCTGCAGGTCGCGCTTGGGCAGTTAAAAACTCCGGGAAAAATGAAGTTGTTTATGTGTCTGGAGGAGATGGATCTACTTCTCAGGGAGAGTTCCATGAAATGCTCAATTTCGCCTCTTTGCATCGACTACCACTTGTTGTCGTTATACAAAATAACCAATGGGCTATTTCTGTCCCCTTTGCAGATCAATGTGGTGCAGATCTGATGGCTCTTGGTAATAGTCATGCTGGTCTTGCTACTTATGCGGTTGATGGCGGAGACTTGACTGCCTTAACACAAACGTTTGATCGTGCTGTATCTGATGCAAGAGAACGATGTATTCCTGCTTTGGTTATCGTAGATGTTGTGCGTTTGGAATCTCACAGCAATTCAGACAGTCAGACTAAATATCGCTCTAAAGAAGATTTATTGTATTGCCAAGCGCGAGATCCTTTGGTGCGTTTAGAGAGATCTTTACTCGAAGATTTTGGAGTTGCTCAGGAAACTATTGAGCAAATTAAAGTGGAGCTTAAAGAAACTGTAAATCAAGCCTACGAACTTGCAGAGACTGCCCCTTCTTATTGCAAAGGAGTTACTAAACATGAGGTTTTTGCTCCTTATAATGTCTCCTTAATAGATTATGAAAATTCTTTGGAAGTTTCTTCCTTACAAAGTTCAGAGCCACGTGTTATGCGTGATGCGATAACTGAGGCTTTAGTTGAGGAGATGCAGAGAGACCCCGGGGTTGTTGTTTTTGGAGAAGATGTTGCAGGGAATAAGGGAGGTGTTTTTGGGGTTACAAGGACTCTGACAGATAAATTTGGAAAGAATCGTTGTTTCAACACACCTTTGGCGGAAGCCACGATTATAGGGACTGCTATTGGGATGGCTTTTGATGGTTTCCATAAGCCTGTTGCAGAGATTCAGTTTGCAGATTACATTTGGCCTGGAATCAATCAACTGTTTTCTGAAGCAGCAAGCATCTATTATCGTTCAGCCGGTGAATGGGAGATGCCTATTGTGATAAGAACTCCTTGCGGAGGATATATTCAAGGAGGCCCCTATCACTCTCAAAATATAGAAGCTTTTCTTGCGCATTGTCCAGGATTGAAGGTAGCTTATCCTTCGAATGCTGCAGATGCTAAAGCTTTGTTGAAAGCTGCTATCAGAGACCCTAATCCTGTAGTTTTTTTAGAACATAAAGCGTTGTATCAACGACGATTGTTTAGTGCGACGCCAGTATTTTCTTCGGATTATCTTCTTCCTTTTGGACAAGCGCGGGTTGTGCTTTCAGGAACAGATGTGACGATTGTTTCCTGGGGCATGTCTTTAGTGATGAGTGTAGAGGTTGCTAAAGAACTTTCAGAATTAGGAATTTCTGTAGAAGTTATTGATTTAAGAACGATAGTACCTTGTGATTTCGCTACGGTTTGCGAGTCTGTAAAAAAGACAGGAAAATTACTAATTGTGCATGAGGCTTCGGAGTTTTGTGGTTTCGGTAGTGAGCTCGCAGCTTCGGTTTCTGAGAGAGCGTATAGATATCTTGATGCGCCCATTAAACGTCTAGGGGGGGTACATTCCCCAATTCCTTACTCGAAGGTATTAGAGAACGAAGTTCTTCCTCAAAAAGAAGGAATTTTTCAAGAAGCAAAGTTATTAGCTGAGTTTTGAGTTACTACTGTAGATAGTTCAGAAGTCTAGAATGATTGAAAGCGCTCTCCATGAGGGGAGCGCTTTTTTCTACGGCTTTAAATGATCACTGAGTAGTCAGCCCAAGGATTATAAGCTCTTCTTATAGATAGAAATGCTCCTAAGTAGAAGAGAAGAATGGAAAAAAGAGTAATCCATTCTAAAGCAAGAGGTCTTAGTGATAACGAGATGAAGAAGTTAGGAGAATGTAGCAAGGAAAGATTGAGAATCCAGGAGATGTAGGATTCAGAGAATCGGGCCATGATAGAGTTGAAAAAGGATAGTGGGACTAGCAGAAAGATGGGCATAACGAGTGTAGGATAAAATAGATTATAAATCAATCCATCTAGAGGAAAAGTCTTAAACATCCTGATCACAGGGAAAAGGATAAAAAGTTGTGCTGAAAGGGAAATAGATAGTGAGGTGAATAGGAAGCGAAGTGGAAAAAGGAACCAGTGGTCTTTGAATAGCAATGTCCAAGGATAATAAAAGAAGCGCATAAGAGGAGCAAAGAAAAGTAAGATACCTAAGGTTGCCAAAAAGCTGAGAATGAGAGCGGGAGAGGACAAAGGGAAAAAAAGAGAGCAGAGAATAAAACTGATTCCCAATCGATTCAAACTAGAGCACGATCCTACAGAAAATGGAGTTAAACAGAAAAGAATAGAAGAGAACCATGTTCTAAACACAGATGGAGAGGTGGGGAAAACTAGATTTAAAAGCGATAACAGAAAGAGTACAAATAGATTACGTGTTTTAGGAGTAACAGTTTTTAATAAGAAGAACAAAGTGTTAGCAAATAACGAGAAGTGCCATCCTGATACAGAAAAAAGGTGAGAGAGACCTTTGCTTTTGAAAAGCTCTTTTTGTTTATAAGAGAGAGGTGTACCTAGGATTAAACTTGAGGAGAACTGACTGATATCTTTACAGAGAAATACGTTGAGAAGTTGTTGGTGAAGGAATAAGCGAACATTTTCTTTGATAGATGGTAGGGAGTGAGCAAAGTTTTGTATTTGTGAAAAGGGAGATTGGGAGGCTGAGTTGATAAGTTTTGATACTCGAAAAGTAGTCGGACATGATGATCTAGAAACTGTTCCTTGCAGATAATAAACCTTTTGCTCGTTGAGTGGAATCTTCGAAATTATAGAACAGGGATGGTTTTGGTAAGTTTGTTTGTCTTCGGTTGTTAAAGAAAGTGCAGTACTTGAGTAAGAGTGTTTTGACATCTTTTTGATAAAGAAAAAACCGGAGGCTTGACCTTTGGTGACTTTCACTTTTGAAAGACCTGTTGGGTGTTGGATGTTGAAAACGGGAAAAGGGGAGAGTAGCGGGTATCCGAAACAGCAAAAGTAGAAAATGAGCGTTTTTAAACAGCGTTTTGGAATAAATGGATGGAGAGCTACAACCAGGAACGCGCAGCAGATGGGGTTTTTGTGAGCAAAAATTCCAGCGAACCAGTAAATCCCTCCAATAAAACAAGGATGTTGTTTTTGAAAAATAGAGCAAGAACTAAATAGCCTTATCCATAAGGCAGATAAGTGATGGAATGAGGTTGAGAATGCAGTGGTATAGAGATGGCTTAACATCAGCTTTTTCTAAGCAACAGATAGAAATTTTTTCTCTGGAGCAGATGCGTAAAACACTTTCTTGGGAAGAAGTGTTTGCTAAAGTCCCACGTTTACCTAGAGGATGGTTTGAGTTAGTTGGCTTGTCTCTAGCAGACCGTATCGAGTTATTTCAAGACTTTTGGTTTTCTGCATTAGGCGTTGAGAATAGCGATTTCCCTGGTATTTGTCATTTTTTTCCTCTTTGAGCTATTTGGATGTTCAGATAGCTCGAAGTAATCAGTTTTCTCCTTACAATGCACGAATGGTGTATGGTTACAGGAACCTAGTGTATGTCGGCGCTCCGCCCTTTGAGTCTATGGGGGTAGTTTTCCCAAGATTAGGAGATGAAACATACCAGCGTTTTTTTTCTATTCATAATGGATTCTTTCGAGAAGGGGAATTGGGGATTTTCCCCTATCGTTATTTAGCTAAAGCCCAACATCTTCTTAGAGAAGAGTTGTTAAGAGAAGGGAAAGTTTCTTCAGAAGATAATTGTAGTTCTTTAGGAATCTTTCCGTTTTATACTCAAAAAAGTATAGCTAATTGTCGTTGTTTCATCATTGATGCTAAACTTCGACAATATTTTTCTTCATATAACGTACGCTTAGGTAGTCAAAGTCTATTTCCTTATGGGAAATTCGCTTTCTCAGATACTTTTTCGGAAAATGATTATCCTTCCTTTTTACTCTGGTTAGAACAGCATCTTTTGTATCAAAAAACTTAGTGTAGCTTTCTTTTTAAAAAAGTTTTCTTTTCTTTAGCTTTGAAAAGAAGCTTCAAGCGTTTATTATCATAGCGTTTTTATGAGTAGACGGAGAAGAATATTATGAACTGGGGAAATGATTTCATTCTTCATGAGTCTGTATCAGCCTCTTCCATGGAAGAGCAAGAACTTAGTGCAATCTTTACTATACGTAATCCTTCTGGGATACATGTGCGACCAGCAGGAACCATTGTTAAATTATTTGATGGCGAGGAATGTGAGGCAACTCTTACCTATTTGGGAAAAACAGTGAATGCTAGGAGTGTTATGAGTATTCTTATGTTAGGAGCTTCTTATAATGGTGAGGTTGTTGTGCGAATAAAAGGCCCTTCAGCATCTCGTGTGATGCGAAAGCTAGAAGAGGTGTTCAATTCTGGATTCGGAGAGTTATAAATGAGCACTACGGATCAGAATGAGAAGTTGCAGGAAGAGTTTGTTATTTCTGGAGAGCCAATTGTTCCTGGAATAGGGTTTGGAAAAGTTTTGCTTCTGGGGAAGTCTTCTTTGTGTATTCGAGAATTAACACTTCCTCAGGAAGAGGTGGAGCATGAAATCAGCCGTTACTATAAGGCTTTGAAGAGATCCCGATCGGATCTTGCTGCCTTAGAAAAAGAAGCTAAAGGAAAACAAGGCTATCAGGAAATAGCTTCTATTTTACAAGCTCATCTAGAGATTATAAAAGATCCTCTTCTTACGGAAGAAGTCGTTAACACCATTCGAAAAGATCGTAAGAATGCAGAATTTGTTTTTTCTTCTGTAATGGGAGAAATAGAAAAATCTCTATGCGCGGTACAAAAGAAAACTTCCACGACTGTAGATCGTATTCAAGATATCCACGATATTTCTAACCGTGTGATAGGACATTTATGTTGCCAGCATAAGAGTTCTTTAGGAGAGCCAGATCAGAATTTAATTGTTTTTTCTGAAGAGCTTACTCCTTCAGAAGCTGCAAATGCGAATCCTGAGTATATAAGAGGACTTGTATCGTTTAAAGGCTCTAAGACCTCGCATACGGCGATCGTGTCATTAGCAAAAAATATTCCCTATGTTGCTAATTTTACTGATGAGTCTTGGAGTAAAATTAAAAAATATACTGGGAACTTAGTTCTTATTAATGGAGAGAAAGGAGAAATAACGTTTAATCCTAGGTTAAGCACAATACAGACTTATTATCATAAGCAATCGATAGTTTCTGTTACTGTACCTATTCAGACAAAGACAGCATTGCCTCTTATTTCTCTGTCAGCTCAAATAGTTGATACAGACGAGCTTCCTATTATTGAAAAAGAAGCTCCAGGAACCTCTGTTGGGTTATTTCGCTCAGAATTCATGGCTTTTTCGTTAGGGCGATTGCCATTTGTGGAGGAACAGGCTGTTCAATATGCTAAATTAGTTCAAGCTTCTCATTCTGGTACGAATGTGTTGCGATTATTTGATTTTGGGGAAGATAAAGCATGTCCTTTTATATCTTCTTTTCATCGTTCGGCACGTTGGTTATTGGAACAAGAAGACGTATTGAGGGGACAATTACGAGCAATAGCTATGGCCTCTCAATTAGGGAAATTAAAAGTATTGATTCCAGGGGTTATAGATGTCTCAGAGATTGTTTTGGTAAAGAGGTTCTTCGAGGAAGAAAAGCGGCTATTGAACGGGATCAGTGAGAATATTTCCTGGGGGAGTATGATAGAAATTCCTTCTGCTGTTTGGATGATAGAAGAGATTTTACAAGAGATCTCTTTTTTAGCATTAGGAACCAATGATCTTACTCAATATACATTAGGTTATTCTAGAGAGCGGTCTTTATCTGGAGATTGGAGTAAGGTTCCGCATCCCTCGATGATTAGAACGATACATTATGTTTCAGAACATGCAAAACAAAGAAAAGTGCCTGTGTCTATGTGTGGAGAGATGGCCGGGGACCCTTATCTTTTACCCATGTTTCTAGGACTTGGGATACAGGAATTATCCGTTGTCATTCCCGCAATAAATTCTTTGAAAAGGCGACTGTTAGATTTGAATTTTAGGGAGTGCTCTAGGCTAGCAAAGCAGTTACTGCGGGCAAAAACACACGAAGAGGTGTATAGACTTCTATATGCGTGATAGGTCCACTAGAATGGCATCCTCATTTGCATAGCAGACATCTCGTTATCTAAGGCTGTTTTAGCTGCTTTAAATGCTGCACGAAACAGGTCTGCTACAACTTCCGGGTCTTCAGGATCTAGACAATCAGGCTTGATCCGGACATCCACAAGATCACATTTCCCGTTGATAGTTACCGATACAAGGCCATTTCCTGCTTCTCCGAAAAATCGTTTTTGTTCGAGAGAAGCTTCCATTTCCATGAATTGGCGTTCCATTAACTTAGCTTCTTTTTTCTTTCTAGCATAACCGCTACCCATGTTTTGGCTCCTTAGTTAAAACTCCAGAAAATTCTACAACTGCAAATTGCAACAGCGTATCAATAGCTGCGGCTTCAGAAAAAGAGGAAGATACAAGTGAGGAAGAGAGCTTCTCTTGGTTAGATGGTTCTTTTTCAAGCGGTGCAGGGGATGAGGCCAATAAACTTCCTTGCGAAAGTTTGGTTGCAATTGCTGGCTGTGACAATGGTTTAGTCTCTTCTTTGATAATAGGTTGCTTGGACGGAGAGCAAGGCTCGAGTATAGAAGAAGGTATGGAGCACGCTTGAATAGGTTGCTTTATCTGCGAAACGAGCTGTGAGAGTGTAGGGCGCGCATAGATGCGCAAGAGACGAATAATCACAGTCTCTAAAAAGGTTTTTTCAAACAAAGCAAGATTAATGTGCCGGGCAGATTCCCCAAGAAAATCAAGAATTTCTAACAAGTGTTCAGAAGAGTATTTGGTTGATATAGAATTAAATTTTGGATTGGACTGCTTTAACAAAAAGCTGCGAAAAAGCAACGTCAGATCTTGAAGAAAGTGTGTTGGGGCCACGCCCATTTGCATCGCATCAGAAACCGGAGCAAGGGCCTGTTCATAATTTTGGGTAGTGATGGCTTCTGCAATTTGATATAAAGTGTCCTCTGAGAGAATGCCGAGAGCTTTAGCTGTACCTTCAGGATCTAAAGATTCAGGGAAAAGACCGATTACGTAATCATATAGGGACTCGGCATCTCGAAGACTTCCTTGCGCAGCTTTAGCTATAGGGAGGAGAGCTTCTCGAGAAGTTGTTGTTCCTTCAAGGTTTGCAATAGTCATCAACTTATCAACGATAACGTTTTCAGGAATCCTCTTTAAGAGCATTTTTTGACAACGACTTGATATTGTATTAGGGATCTTTGCGATTTCTGTAGTGGCAAGGAAAAATTTTACATGTGCAGGAGGCTCTTCTAATGTCTTGAGCAAAGAATTAAATGCTTCCTTTGTCAACATGTGTACTTCATCGATAATATAGATCTTATATCGAGATTTTGAAGGAATAAAAAGAACGGTCTCGTTAATTTGCCGAATATCTTCGATTCCTCTGTGGGATGCGCCGTCAATTTCGATCACGTCCATTGAGGTGCCGAAGGAAATTTCTTTACAAATAGCACATTGGTTACAAGGTTCTTGATTTTCTGTCGGGTGGGTGCAATTAAGAGCTTTAGCAAATACCCGAGCTAAGGTTGTTTTCCCTGTTCCACGAATTCCAGAAAATATATAAGCGTGGGCCGCGCGGTTAAGCCGCAAAGAATTCTTGAGTATAGATACGATAGTATCTTGGCCGAGAATTTCTGAAAAATCGTTGGGACGGTATCTTCTGGAAGAAACTTGATAAGAGGTCATAATTAAGGAATTATGCTGGGCTATTCTTGATAAAGGAGGGCAAAGGGTTCGCCATCTCTTTGCTGATTAGTTTACGCATTTTCCCTTGTATTAATCCACTCTAACTTGCTTAAAAAGGAAAAGATTTAATCTTTTAGTATTTTTGTGTAAGTAGACAGTGCTTTTTGCGTAAAAAATTTTTCATTCAAAGGACGCTGTTTCGAGGTTCAGCAAAGGCTATTCGGCCACGTGTTTGCCCAATTGTGCGTTCCATTTGTATCAAAAAATCTGCATACTGAGAGAAGATTGGATGATTTTCTATGATAACTACGGTATGTCCCAAAGAAACTAAGATGTTTAATTGAGAAAGAAGAGCAGTTTTTTGTTGATAGTCAAGAGAAGTTGCAACCTCATCTAGCAAGAATAAAGCAGGTTGTTTGGGAGGAAGGAAAAGGTATTTAGTTACTTTTATAGCGATTTTTTCACTCAATGAAAGAGATGCCATACTCTGCCCTAAGGATAAATAGCCTAGTCCATTAGTAATGAGTGTTTGTAAAGGCTTTTGGATTTTTTTTAAGAAAGAGAAAGTTTTTGCAACTTCACTTAGAGGAGTTTGTAGTAATTGTCCAAAGTGCTTTCCTTCATATACAACCTCTTGTACAAGAGGTTGTAATCGAAATCCTCCACATGTTGGGCAAAGACGTTTTTCCATGGCATAGAAGGCTCGATCTATTAGTTGATATCCAAGTCCCCAACAATCCGAGCATTGCCCTTGTTTCGTATTAGGGCTGAACATAGAAGCAGAGATATTTAAGGCTTTTGCTTGGGTTAAAGAAGAATAGAAATCTCTTAAAGAAGGGGCGATATCAAAGTAAGTGCCGATATTTGAGCGAGAAGAAGCGATTTGAGGACAAGAATCTAGAAAAATAATTTCTGAGAATAAAGAAGAGTCTTTCTCAAGGAGAGAACAAGCACTCTTGTAGATGCCTTCTAACAGCAAGGTAGTTTTTCCTGATCCTGATACTCCTGAAATAGTAATGAGTCTCTGTAAAGGAATAGAGAGGTTTTTCATGCCAATGGTATGAGTGATTATAGGCATGGTGAGTTCTTGTGTTTGGTAAGGGACTTGTGGTTTTTGAGATACAGGTTGGGCATTTTCAAGAGAGCTGGTTGGCAGAAGATATCCTCCGTGGGGACCAGACTTTGGACCTAAATGGAGAACACAATCTGCATGTTTAGATAACGTCCCATTTCGATCCGTCACTATTACTGTGTTATTATTAGCTACAAGCTCTTTAATAACAGATATAAGGGAGGCCTCGTCTTCAGGATGGAAACCTGTCAAAGGATCTTCTAGAAGGTAGATAATGTCTGTGAGTCCAGAAGAAAAAGCTTTAGCTAACAGTAGGCGATAATGTTCGCCGTCGCTTAAAACACCTTGTTCCTGTCCTAAGATCATGTAGCTAAGACCAACTCGTTCAAGAAGCTCAAGCTTATGAAGGATATCTTGAACAAAAGAGGGAGGTTCTTTCAAAGAAAGAAGAAATTTTTTAAGAAAAGAGACATCTGATTGGTAAATATCTGATAACGAAATATCGTGAATTCGAGTGCAATATTCGTAGGTATAGGTTCCCTTGCCTTGACATTTGTCACAGGGGATTACAGTGATGAATTCAGAAAGAGAATCCGATGTAGATTGTGCCAACATAGCTTTGTTGCATAAAAAATTGAAACCGGGATTGTGGTTTGTCCCTAGACAGAGAGCTCGGAACGAATTTTCCTCGATTTCTTGGAATAGTAAGATAGAAGGAATTCCTAATTCTTCAAGAAGAGAATAGATTGGTGTAGGATCTTGGTTAGGGAATAGGCTAATGAATAATGATATAGGGGTGTGGTGTGCGAAACGTTTTTTGTAAGGAAGTATAGAGAATGTCGATAAAGAGCCTTCCCCATGACAATGAGGACAGAGATATGTTTCACAATCGCTGGGAAACTGCTTTTCTATTTTAGGGAACAAGTTCCCGTAGGAATCTTGTAACCCGAGTCTGTAAGTTTTAGAAACAATTGTTCCGAATTTGTCGATATGAAGACAAACAAAGGAAGATTTACTGAAAGCTAAAGAAAGAGAGGCTAAAATAGAGGAGCAATTTTTTTCTAAAATCTTAGCATGATGGATAACAAGCTCAGGATTTTCCAGAGAAGAAGGGAAAGGTCCTTCTAAATCATACAGTTGCTGGTTGGCATAAAGTTTTAAGAATCCTTCTTGAAGCATTTCCTGAGTATAGG
This genomic stretch from Chlamydia sp. harbors:
- the rpsU gene encoding 30S ribosomal protein S21, producing the protein MPSVKVRVGEPIERALRILKKKIDKEGILKTSKSHRFYDKPSVKKRAKSKAAAKYRGR
- the dnaJ gene encoding molecular chaperone DnaJ; the encoded protein is MDYYTVLGVAKTATPEEIKKAYRKLAVKYHPDKNPGDAEAERRFKEASEAYEVLGDAQKRESYDRYGKDGPFAGAGGFGGAGMGNMEDALRTFMGAFGGDFGGNGGGFFEGLFGGLGEAFGMRGGSESSRQGASKKVHITLSFEEAAKGVEKELLVSGYKSCGDCSGSGAKTSKGVKTCDRCKGSGQVVQSRGFFSMASTCPDCSGEGRVITDPCSVCRGQGRIKDKRSVHVNIPAGVDSGMRLKMEGYGDAGQNGAPSGDLYVFIDVEPHPVFERHGDDLILELPVGFVDAALGIKKEIPTLLKEGTCRLSIPEGIQSGTILKVRGQGFPNVHGKARGDLLVRVSVETPQHLSNEQKELLRQFAATEKAENFPKKRSFLDKIKSFFSDFAV
- a CDS encoding thiamine pyrophosphate-dependent enzyme, with protein sequence MRHSIYQLDSAVEKIFRLVWTLRFSEQKMLLLSRQSGSGGSFQLSCAGHELAGVVAARSLIPGKDWAFPYYRDQGFPLGLGCDLSEIFASFLARITQNHSAGRMMPYHYSHKKLRICCQSSVVGTQFLQAAGRAWAVKNSGKNEVVYVSGGDGSTSQGEFHEMLNFASLHRLPLVVVIQNNQWAISVPFADQCGADLMALGNSHAGLATYAVDGGDLTALTQTFDRAVSDARERCIPALVIVDVVRLESHSNSDSQTKYRSKEDLLYCQARDPLVRLERSLLEDFGVAQETIEQIKVELKETVNQAYELAETAPSYCKGVTKHEVFAPYNVSLIDYENSLEVSSLQSSEPRVMRDAITEALVEEMQRDPGVVVFGEDVAGNKGGVFGVTRTLTDKFGKNRCFNTPLAEATIIGTAIGMAFDGFHKPVAEIQFADYIWPGINQLFSEAASIYYRSAGEWEMPIVIRTPCGGYIQGGPYHSQNIEAFLAHCPGLKVAYPSNAADAKALLKAAIRDPNPVVFLEHKALYQRRLFSATPVFSSDYLLPFGQARVVLSGTDVTIVSWGMSLVMSVEVAKELSELGISVEVIDLRTIVPCDFATVCESVKKTGKLLIVHEASEFCGFGSELAASVSERAYRYLDAPIKRLGGVHSPIPYSKVLENEVLPQKEGIFQEAKLLAEF
- a CDS encoding ComEC/Rec2 family competence protein, with protein sequence MLSHLYTTAFSTSFHHLSALWIRLFSSCSIFQKQHPCFIGGIYWFAGIFAHKNPICCAFLVVALHPFIPKRCLKTLIFYFCCFGYPLLSPFPVFNIQHPTGLSKVKVTKGQASGFFFIKKMSKHSYSSTALSLTTEDKQTYQNHPCSIISKIPLNEQKVYYLQGTVSRSSCPTTFRVSKLINSASQSPFSQIQNFAHSLPSIKENVRLFLHQQLLNVFLCKDISQFSSSLILGTPLSYKQKELFKSKGLSHLFSVSGWHFSLFANTLFFLLKTVTPKTRNLFVLFLLSLLNLVFPTSPSVFRTWFSSILFCLTPFSVGSCSSLNRLGISFILCSLFFPLSSPALILSFLATLGILLFFAPLMRFFYYPWTLLFKDHWFLFPLRFLFTSLSISLSAQLFILFPVIRMFKTFPLDGLIYNLFYPTLVMPIFLLVPLSFFNSIMARFSESYISWILNLSLLHSPNFFISLSLRPLALEWITLFSILLFYLGAFLSIRRAYNPWADYSVII
- a CDS encoding HPr family phosphocarrier protein, which encodes MNWGNDFILHESVSASSMEEQELSAIFTIRNPSGIHVRPAGTIVKLFDGEECEATLTYLGKTVNARSVMSILMLGASYNGEVVVRIKGPSASRVMRKLEEVFNSGFGEL
- the ptsP gene encoding phosphoenolpyruvate--protein phosphotransferase; translated protein: MSTTDQNEKLQEEFVISGEPIVPGIGFGKVLLLGKSSLCIRELTLPQEEVEHEISRYYKALKRSRSDLAALEKEAKGKQGYQEIASILQAHLEIIKDPLLTEEVVNTIRKDRKNAEFVFSSVMGEIEKSLCAVQKKTSTTVDRIQDIHDISNRVIGHLCCQHKSSLGEPDQNLIVFSEELTPSEAANANPEYIRGLVSFKGSKTSHTAIVSLAKNIPYVANFTDESWSKIKKYTGNLVLINGEKGEITFNPRLSTIQTYYHKQSIVSVTVPIQTKTALPLISLSAQIVDTDELPIIEKEAPGTSVGLFRSEFMAFSLGRLPFVEEQAVQYAKLVQASHSGTNVLRLFDFGEDKACPFISSFHRSARWLLEQEDVLRGQLRAIAMASQLGKLKVLIPGVIDVSEIVLVKRFFEEEKRLLNGISENISWGSMIEIPSAVWMIEEILQEISFLALGTNDLTQYTLGYSRERSLSGDWSKVPHPSMIRTIHYVSEHAKQRKVPVSMCGEMAGDPYLLPMFLGLGIQELSVVIPAINSLKRRLLDLNFRECSRLAKQLLRAKTHEEVYRLLYA
- a CDS encoding YbaB/EbfC family nucleoid-associated protein; protein product: MGSGYARKKKEAKLMERQFMEMEASLEQKRFFGEAGNGLVSVTINGKCDLVDVRIKPDCLDPEDPEVVADLFRAAFKAAKTALDNEMSAMQMRMPF
- the dnaX gene encoding DNA polymerase III subunit gamma/tau translates to MTSYQVSSRRYRPNDFSEILGQDTIVSILKNSLRLNRAAHAYIFSGIRGTGKTTLARVFAKALNCTHPTENQEPCNQCAICKEISFGTSMDVIEIDGASHRGIEDIRQINETVLFIPSKSRYKIYIIDEVHMLTKEAFNSLLKTLEEPPAHVKFFLATTEIAKIPNTISSRCQKMLLKRIPENVIVDKLMTIANLEGTTTSREALLPIAKAAQGSLRDAESLYDYVIGLFPESLDPEGTAKALGILSEDTLYQIAEAITTQNYEQALAPVSDAMQMGVAPTHFLQDLTLLFRSFLLKQSNPKFNSISTKYSSEHLLEILDFLGESARHINLALFEKTFLETVIIRLLRIYARPTLSQLVSQIKQPIQACSIPSSILEPCSPSKQPIIKEETKPLSQPAIATKLSQGSLLASSPAPLEKEPSNQEKLSSSLVSSSFSEAAAIDTLLQFAVVEFSGVLTKEPKHG